GGATCCGCTGCGACATCACATTCAGCGGGGCCACGCGCCCGTGCCTGACGCCGCTGGACCACCCGGCCCTCCGGTCGGTCACCCGCGCCATGGGCCGGGCCTTCGAGAAGCCGGTCCGCTTCACGCGCGAGGGCGGCTCCGGACCGGCGGCGGACCTCCAGGACGTCCTCGGCGCCCCTGTGCTGTTCCTGGGTATCTCCGTCCCCTCGGACGGCTGGCACGCCCCGAACGAGAAAGTCGAACTCGACCTGCTCCTCAAGGGCGTCGAGACCACCGCGTACCTGTGGGGTGACCTCGCCGAGAACTGGTGCCATGCGCCCTGAGCGTCCCGTTCCGTCCGGACCGGCCGCACGCGGGGGGCACACTGGAAGCGCCGCCGCCCCACCCCCCCCGAGCCCGCCGGACCCGGCCGGCCTCCCGCCGTACGTCCCGCTGAACCGCCCGCCGAACCCGACTGTTCCACCGGGGAGTTGGAAGCACCCGTGACCACCTGGACCGACCCCAACGCCGACCGTCCCATCTCGCTCACCGCCCCGAGCGGCATCGACCGGGCCGCCCACCACCGGCTCGACGAGGCCTGGCTCGCGGCGGCGTGGAGCCACCCCACGACGCGCTGCTTCGTGGTCTCCGGCGGACAGGTCCTCATCGACGAGACGGCGGACGGGCACACCGAACTCGTCATGACCCCCTCCTTCGAGGCCCCCCTCACCGAGGCGCACCGCTACTTCCTCGGCATCGACGAGGACGGCGTCAGCTACTTCGCCCTCCAGAAGGACTCGCTGCCCGGGCGCATGGACCAGTCCGCGCGCCCGGCGGGCCTGCGCGAGGCGGGCGCGCTGCTGTCCGCCCGTGACGTGGGCCTGATGGTGCACGCGGTGGGCCTGGAGAACTGGCAGCGCACGCACCGCTTCTGCTCGCGCTGCGGCGAGCGCACCATCATCGCCGCCGCCGGACACATCCGCCGCTGCCAGGCCTGCGGCGCGGAGCACTACCCGCGCACGGACCCCGCCGTGATCATGGCCGTGACCGACGAGGACGACCGCATCCTGCTCGGCCGCCAGGTCCACTGGCCCGAGGGCCGCTTCTCGACGCTGGCCGGTTTCGTCGAGCCCGGCGAGTCCATCGAGCAGTCGGTGCGCCGTGAGGTCCACGAGGAGGTCGGCATCAGCGTCGGCCAGGTCGAGTACGTCGCCAGCCAGCCCTGGCCCTTCCCCTCCAGCCTCATGCTGGGCTTCCTGGCCCGCGCCACCTCCACCGAGATCGAGGTCGACGGCGACGAGATCCACGAGGCCCGCTGGTTCTCCCGCGACGAGTTGGGCGCGGCGTTCGAGTCCGGCGAAATGCTCCCGCCCTACGGCATCTCGATCGCGGCCCGCCTGATCGAGCTCTGGTACGGCAAGCCGCTCCCGACGCGGAGTGCCGCCTGACGGCGGCGACGCCCCGTACCGGAACCACAAGTTCCCTCACCGTCCGGCGGTGCCGGCCGCCGTTCCTGAAGGCCGATCGTCGGCATGGCCGTCAACCGGACACCCGTGGACTGGCTCATCGGCACTAGGTCGTGGTGTGGGACAGACCACGAGAAGGCGGCTCCTGAGCTGCCTCAGGAGCCGCCTTCCCCGCCAAGCGCACGGCGACTAGGCGCCGATCTTCTGCTTCACCTGAGCCAGCGAGGGGTTCGTGAGCGTCGAGCCGTCTGGGAAGAGGACGGTGGGCACCGTCTGGTTTCCGCCATTCGCCTTCTCCACGAACGCGGCGGACTCCGGGTCCTGCTCGATGTTGATCTCGGTGTACGCGATGCCCTCGCGGTCCATCTGGCTCTTCAGCCGGCGGCAGTAGCCGCACCACGTGGTGCTGTACATCGTCACAGTGCCCAGCATGTCTCTCGTGCTCCTTCGGTGGCTCGGGGCGGGTGGTCGCAGTGGTGGAACGTATGTGAAAGGTCCACCATTCCCGCTCTCCGGGCGTGGCCCGACGTGACGCCTGCCGCATTGGTACGACTATCAGTGCGTGCCTGTGGGCAACCGGCACAGCCGTCTCCCGCGACCTGGCAGCATGGCCGTGTGACAGCAGCAACGCACTCCACCCTGTTCCCGCAGGTACCGGACTCCGCCGACGCGGTGCTCGACGGGCTCGACCCCGAGCAGCGCGAGGTGGCCACGGCCCTGCACGGT
This is a stretch of genomic DNA from Streptomyces hawaiiensis. It encodes these proteins:
- a CDS encoding mycoredoxin; amino-acid sequence: MLGTVTMYSTTWCGYCRRLKSQMDREGIAYTEINIEQDPESAAFVEKANGGNQTVPTVLFPDGSTLTNPSLAQVKQKIGA
- the nudC gene encoding NAD(+) diphosphatase, which translates into the protein MTTWTDPNADRPISLTAPSGIDRAAHHRLDEAWLAAAWSHPTTRCFVVSGGQVLIDETADGHTELVMTPSFEAPLTEAHRYFLGIDEDGVSYFALQKDSLPGRMDQSARPAGLREAGALLSARDVGLMVHAVGLENWQRTHRFCSRCGERTIIAAAGHIRRCQACGAEHYPRTDPAVIMAVTDEDDRILLGRQVHWPEGRFSTLAGFVEPGESIEQSVRREVHEEVGISVGQVEYVASQPWPFPSSLMLGFLARATSTEIEVDGDEIHEARWFSRDELGAAFESGEMLPPYGISIAARLIELWYGKPLPTRSAA